AACCTGCGGGATGTCCGGCGACGGGTCGGGATTGTATTCCAGTTTCCTGAGCAGCAGCTTTTTGAAGAAACGGTTTTAAAAGACATTATGTTCGGCCCCATGAATTATGGTGTGCCGGAAGAAGAAGCCAGACAGCGGGCGATCCGTCTGGTACAACAGCTGGGATTGCCGGAAGATACACTCGCTAAGTCACCTTTCGACCTCTCAGGGGGTCAGATGCGCCGCGTTGCAATTGCAGGCGTACTGGCGATGGAGCCGGAAGTGCTGGTCCTGGATGAGCCGACAGCCGGTCTGGACCCAAGGGGACGCGAGGAAATTATGGACCTGTTCTATCGGCTTCACCAGGAAAGCGGATTGACGACCGTCCTGGTGACACATAGTATGGAAGATGCCGCCCGTTATGCAGACCAGGTAGCTGTAATGCATAACGGACAATGTGTGATGACGGGGCTGCCGGAAGAAGTGTTCACCGCTGAGGAACAGCTGGCCTCGTTCCAATTGGAACCGCCGCGCACTATCCGGCTGCAGCGTTCATTCGAACGACGGACGGGCCATCGGTTGAACGCTGTCTGCCTGACAGAGGAAGTGCTGGCGAAAGAAATTGCCCATGCCCTGCTGGACGGGAGGGGATCGGCATGATGGAAAAGATGATTTTCGGTCGCTTCATACCTGGTGATTCACTGGTTCACCGGCTGGATCCGCGGGCGAAAATCCTGTTTGTGTTTGTGTTCATTGCTATTGTCTTCATTGCAAATAATACATTGACATACGCGGTACTGCTTGGCTTCACGTTCCTGGTAATTATGCTGTCGAAAATCCGGCTGTATTTTCTCATTAACGGATTAAGACCTGTAATGCTGCTGCTCGTTTTTACGTTTTTGTTGCATATCTTTTTCACGCAAGAAGGTGATTTGCTGCTGGACTTCGGCTTTATTGAAATCTACGAAGAAGGACTCCGGCAAGGAATTTTCATCGCTATCCGGTTTTTAGTGCTTGTGTTCATGACCAGTATTCTGACGCTCACCACATCACCGATCTCCATAACGGATGGTACGGAGATTCTATTAAACCCATTTAAGCGCTTTAAACTGCCCGTGCATGAGCTAGCTTTAATGATGTCCATTTCGCTCCGGTTCATTCCTACGCTGATGGATGAAACCGGCAAAATTCTGAAGGCCCAGACAGCGAGGGGCTCCGACATCAGTTCCGGTCCATTGAAAGAGCGGCTGCGGGCTGTCACGCCATTGCTGATTCCGCTGTTTGTCAGTGCGTTCAAACGGGCAGAGGACCTCGCAACAGCGATGGAAGTCCGCGGCTATCGCGGCGGAGAGGGACGGACACGCTACCGGCAGCTTGAATGGCATGCCCGTGATTCAGTCAGTCTGCTATTACTCGCTTTGCTGGCAGTTGTCTTGTGGTATTTTCGGTCGTAAGGAGTGGATGATATGAAGCGGATTAAAGCGGTGATTGCCTATGACGGAAGCGGCTTTTCGGGCTTTCAAGTGCAGCCGAACAAACGGACGGTTCAAGCGGTGTTAATTCAGGCGCTCGGCAAAATGCATAAGCAGACAGAATTCAAAGTGACAGCGAGTGGCCGGACGGATGCAAAAGTGCATGCACTCGGCCAAGTCATTCATTTTGATACTTGGCTCGCGATTCCGATTGCGCGTTGGCCGATCGCTATCAATAGTTTGCTGCCGGCAGATATCCGGGTATTGACTGCCGAAGAAGCGGCGGACGATTTTCATGCCCGTTTTTCTGCTGCCGGTAAGACATACCGTTACAAGTGGAAAATCAGCAACATAATCAGCCCATTTACCCGCAATTTCTGTACACATTTGCCGATAAAACCGGATGTTGAAGCAATGCGGAGGGCGGCTCGTGCGTTCCCGGGCACTCATGATTTTTCAAGTTTTTGTTCGGCCAATACACCCGTCATTGATAAAGTGCGAACTGTCTATCAGCTGGAGCTTGAAGATCGTGGAGATGAGATTCATCTCGTGATCAGCGGATCCGGTTTTCTTTATAATATGGTCCGGATTATCGCGGGAACGTTATTGGAAATCGGTATGGGTATCCGCTCACCGGAAGAAGCTGCTAAGATCATTGCCGCACAAGACCGGGATAGAGCCGGAAAAACAGCACCGCCGCAAGGTTTATACTTGGAAAAAGTCGACTACGGAAGCTGAAACAACTTTTCCAGGTGTTTTTAGTAAAATGCTTGACTTTATTGAGTTTCCGTTATACGATGATATATGGTATTTTTATACCCATCCACGATGAGCCCCGGAAACTTATCAGCGATTGGGTCACTGAAAAAGGAACATTGCTTAGCACGATTTAGTGCAGATTTTTGAATTTAGAGAGACGATTATTAGGAGGATTATATACATGCGTACAACATTCATGGCTAAAGGTCACGAAGTCGATCGCAAATGGTACGTAGTAGACGCTGAAGGACAAACGCTCGGCCGTTTGGCTTCTGAAGTCGCTGCAATCCTGCGCGGCAAAAACAAACCGACATTCACACCGAATGTGGACACTGGCGATCACGTTATCATCATCAATGCGGATAAAATCGAACTGACAGGCAAGAAACTGACAGACAAGATCTACTACCGTCACTCTCAGTTCCCAGGCGGACTGAAACAGCGTACAGCACTTGAAATGCGCACAAAATACCCGACGCAAATGCTTGAACTTGCAATCAAAGGCATGCTTCCGAAGAATTCACTCGGACGTCAGACGTTCAAGAAACTGCACGTATATGCAGGTTCTGAACATAAGCATCAGGCTCAGCAGCCGGAAGTATACGAACTTCGCGGATAATCATTTAAACTAAGAGGAGGATAAACCTTTGGCACAAGTACAATATATCGGCACAGGCCGTCGTAAAAGCTCCGTTGCCCGCGTACGTCTCGTACCTGGCGATGGCACAATCACAATCAACAACCGGAGTGTAGAAGACTACATTCCGTTCGCAGCACTTCGTGAAGTGATCAAGCAGCCGCTTGCAACTACTGAAACTCTCGGCAGCTATGACATCAACGTAAACGTAGACGGCGGCGGTTATACAGGTCAGGCAGGCGCAATCCGTCACGGAATCGCACGTGCGCTTCTGCAGGTAGATCCGGATTTCCGTCCGGCACTGAAATCTGCGGGTCTTCTGACACGTGACCCACGAATGAAAGAACGTAAGAAATACGGTCTTAAAGCAGCACGTCGTGCACCACAGTTCTCAAAGCGTTAATTTCAATATGTTTAACCCCTT
Above is a genomic segment from Planococcus lenghuensis containing:
- a CDS encoding energy-coupling factor ABC transporter ATP-binding protein, with translation MDILLQNVAYSYAKDTPFEKQALSNVTLHIPSGSYTAIIGHTGSGKSTVLQHLNALLRPTAGQVKIGDRVISAGTKAKNLRDVRRRVGIVFQFPEQQLFEETVLKDIMFGPMNYGVPEEEARQRAIRLVQQLGLPEDTLAKSPFDLSGGQMRRVAIAGVLAMEPEVLVLDEPTAGLDPRGREEIMDLFYRLHQESGLTTVLVTHSMEDAARYADQVAVMHNGQCVMTGLPEEVFTAEEQLASFQLEPPRTIRLQRSFERRTGHRLNAVCLTEEVLAKEIAHALLDGRGSA
- a CDS encoding energy-coupling factor transporter transmembrane component T family protein, encoding MMEKMIFGRFIPGDSLVHRLDPRAKILFVFVFIAIVFIANNTLTYAVLLGFTFLVIMLSKIRLYFLINGLRPVMLLLVFTFLLHIFFTQEGDLLLDFGFIEIYEEGLRQGIFIAIRFLVLVFMTSILTLTTSPISITDGTEILLNPFKRFKLPVHELALMMSISLRFIPTLMDETGKILKAQTARGSDISSGPLKERLRAVTPLLIPLFVSAFKRAEDLATAMEVRGYRGGEGRTRYRQLEWHARDSVSLLLLALLAVVLWYFRS
- the truA gene encoding tRNA pseudouridine(38-40) synthase TruA; the encoded protein is MKRIKAVIAYDGSGFSGFQVQPNKRTVQAVLIQALGKMHKQTEFKVTASGRTDAKVHALGQVIHFDTWLAIPIARWPIAINSLLPADIRVLTAEEAADDFHARFSAAGKTYRYKWKISNIISPFTRNFCTHLPIKPDVEAMRRAARAFPGTHDFSSFCSANTPVIDKVRTVYQLELEDRGDEIHLVISGSGFLYNMVRIIAGTLLEIGMGIRSPEEAAKIIAAQDRDRAGKTAPPQGLYLEKVDYGS
- the rplM gene encoding 50S ribosomal protein L13, encoding MRTTFMAKGHEVDRKWYVVDAEGQTLGRLASEVAAILRGKNKPTFTPNVDTGDHVIIINADKIELTGKKLTDKIYYRHSQFPGGLKQRTALEMRTKYPTQMLELAIKGMLPKNSLGRQTFKKLHVYAGSEHKHQAQQPEVYELRG
- the rpsI gene encoding 30S ribosomal protein S9; translation: MAQVQYIGTGRRKSSVARVRLVPGDGTITINNRSVEDYIPFAALREVIKQPLATTETLGSYDINVNVDGGGYTGQAGAIRHGIARALLQVDPDFRPALKSAGLLTRDPRMKERKKYGLKAARRAPQFSKR